In the genome of Lathyrus oleraceus cultivar Zhongwan6 chromosome 4, CAAS_Psat_ZW6_1.0, whole genome shotgun sequence, the window CCCCCAACACCACCACCGGCACCACATCCAGTAATCAACCCCAATCAAAACCGAACAACAAAGGATCATCAATAGGAGGAACATGTGAACCCTTAGCACCATCAAAATCGACGCTATACGTTTCTAATCTAGATTACTCCCTAACAAACTCCGATCTCCATACGCTCTTCTCTACTTTCGGCCGCATCGCGCGTGTAACCGTTCTCAAAGACCGTCACACGCGCCTAAGCCGCGGTGTCGCGTTTGTCCAATTCGTTTCTCGTAATGACGCCCAACGCGCCGTGGGGGAGATGAATAAGAAGATTCTCAATGGAAGGACTCTAACTGCTTCTATTGCTGCTGATAATGGACGTGCTCCGGAGTTTATTCGGAAGCGCGTGTACAATACTGAGACTGCTTTGTGTTATGAGTGTGGGGGGCATGGTCATTTTTCGTATGAGTGTCCTAAGAATCAGTTGGGGCCGAGGCCGCGGCCTCAGCCTAAGAAGTCGCGACGGGGATTTAGTGGGCTGAGGGATAGGGATGGGGGTTTGGACAACAACAAGACgaagaagaaagggaagaaaTCTGTGTATTTCAGTGATGAGAgtgatcatgatgatgatgattgatcaGGACTATGTAGCATTGACACTTCAGATTGAAGGTGTGTGTTTGGTATTCCGCATTACCGCATTATTCAACTAGTCCTGTGTGTCGTGTCTATATATGTGCCAGTGTTTCATAGATCTAAATGgcaattttttgtttttatcaaGATATGGTGTAATTGATGAAATTGTTTATATGTTGTTGGCTTGGTTGGATGTGTTTATGGTTTTGATCACAAGCACATGTTAGTTATTAGTTATTGTGGTAGTAATTAGTGATAGTGGTGGTGAATTGGTGATGAGCATTTTTGTGTATTCCATATTTTCATAGTTAATGAATGATGACAGACGAGTCTCTTATTTATCGGCTTAATTTAGCATTCGGTTTACCTGTAAAACAGAAAGGAAAAGCCTGTTCgttatgttttttattttggttcaGTTAAAACATGTAATGTAATCAAATTGTAACACCCTGGTTTACTTTATGCACATCTTGTTATCATATAAGTAAGGTTTTTAATTACAGTTGTGGTGGTTATGTTATGATATTTGATATGTAGAATATTGTAGTCAGATATAGCTGGATTTGATGTGGTTGTTGAGATCTTGAAAAGCATAGGTTGTAGACTTGTAGTCACAATTACTGTCGCCGTTCTTGTGGAAAGCAGTTTAAAACCATGGGTAACAGTTCTTCTGATTACCTTTACTCTTTGATGTCTACTGAGCATTTTTATGCAGATTGATGAGTATTTCTCAAGTTTCTCTTAGAATGCTTAAATTGCTTCTCCCAGAGAAAATGTGGTATCCTTTTCATGCATAATCACTTGGCTGAGCTGGAGAATAATACCAATTTGTGCCTCACCCTCGACACTAGGCTTTAAATTATAGGTTTAATTATTCTGTAACTTTTTGAACCATGGGCTGATCTTGAATGTCATTGTAATGATATGTAGAAAAAGAAATTGGTTATTGTTATGCTATTTCCTTTCTTTCTGAATTATGGCTTTGAATCGGATTAAGTATAGTTATATTATATGGAGTTTGGGGTCAATTGTTAGTGTTGCACTGTTGGTTTTAAGCATTGTTGGTTTTGGATATATCTATAACTCTGAAACCATATTCAGTTGACAGTTATATATAACCGATAGATACCATATTCATGATTGTCTATATACTTTTGTATGCTCATATTTTTTACTAATTCAATCATTGTCTTATGGCACAAGTTAATGAAAATAGTAGAGTTCATATCCTCTATGAATAGGATTAACATGAAGCTTGATTACATAGTACGATAATTGGACTCAGATATAAAGATATTGGGAGTTTTGTGAAATTCAGGATATCGGTTTCTTGAATTTTGTTGAAGTTTGAGCAGATTCAAATAGGATTAATATgggtgttcttgaagaggaagtaggtaaaagtttggaattttttttcaaaataataattatttttagtttttttttcaaaataactaattatttaaaaaaattatcaaaataaccaggtttggtagaggatgcgtcagatgaactgGGGCACCCCCAATGCAtaaagaggaggcgtcaataacattggcgcatgcattgcgctcctcacgaggaggcgccactagcattggcgcatgcattgcgctcctcatgaggaggcgccaatactagtggcgcctgcattgggcctcatgaggaggcgtcaatgctagtggcgcctagGTGCATTTGGTTGTGTGGGCGCTAATTCATCTGGCTGCATGTGATGGTCATGTGGGCGTCAATCCCTCAAGCGCCCACATGTTTTgtccgtctctataaataccacgcattggatgcaatatttttcactcaaactcatctcctaatacaattcaaccaccatcaatttcaattttccctgtttcaacaatgtctgcatacattcaaaaacaaagtgctgatgtaatattttctgccgttgcggctccggtacagattcgactttggaacacaaatatgtttgaacgtcttaatcggacgttgtacagttggttagagggagaaattggagagggtgaacggattagaagaatacaatggcttgtgtccacgttcaaccaacacGGAGAATTACGCGAATTGGTGGATATTAAGACagaccaagacgctcgtaggatgatgcattacatgttcaaaattgttttgctggttgtaattgcatagttcttgtatttgttataattataTGTGTTACTGTTTATGCAATGGTACTTTCGTGacagacgtctaatatgaaataaatttaatttttcatatattgcaatagaggtacatgtaaaCTTATCTGGTTGTGCCCATTctaacactaggacagttattacgattgtgacctagttgacggcatgaactacatagtctaaccattttgttcgcagtatccatttcggttcgaattcggatgctgtttgggcgaccctttttcttccttcgcataacttcgttgtgccagacgatgtccccttgatattctggccaataatcctcttttgccactacgaaaaaactaattttataaacatttgaaagactgacgattttgtaaacttcagataacaagtatgatggatcccttcgaacctttgagcatgccgcaagGACATGGGAGcgggggtacgaaaggcttggaactttctgcagtcgcactaacctctatctatttcgactctgtactgtcccatcggcatgccctcattgtgatccatggactcgacaacactaaaccaacctttacttcggtcaaagaccgtaaccacatgtgtgtttgctttggcagcttcatgtctgatgaatttcatcgaagcatcactgaacaactgtccagattgcaacactgaactccattttaagcgtctggtttcaaacaacgcccttagcctgaaatatgtagcatgcaccaaagcgattattggtaggttacggatgcctttgaagacagagttcattgattccacaagatttgttgtcatgtggccccaacgttgaccgttgtcgtatgccctgGTCCACTTCTCCAAAGGAATACCATGGATCCACCGTACcgcatcttcgtttgacaatcttatttccttgtggtagtgtttgaaagatggttttgataatgcgtaacctgcattgacaaccttcttccgcaacgtcttatctttgatttcccgcatgaaattctgagcaatatgtctattacataacacatgcgtcgaaggaggattttgccagccgttgtcaatgttattatatgcactgatgattgaagggtgtctgtcggagatcaaacataagttaggctgaggtgcaacgtgcaatcagagatttcttaggaaaaaacttcatccctcagcagtctccccttcaactagggcaaagacGATTGAAAAAATATTGATGTTCCAATCTTGTGCCACTAacatcagtaacgttcctttgtattttccgtacaaccatgtaccatcagtttgtataattggtttacagaaagaaaaacctatgataccTGGTTGATACACCCAGAATAGACGGAGAAATATtttatttccaacagcacacgtaccatctggtgtataggCGGACAATTTGTTTCCAGCTTGACAATTGTCCcgggagcatattgttttagagccaacaagtattttggaagttgtttgtaagactcctcccaattgccaaacactttttcaatagattttgtcctagctatccatgccttcctatatgatggagtgtactcgtactctgccctaatatgcgagattattgtactcacctttaatgatggattgtcgctaataacagataatatttcatcacatattagctgagagcttaatttacgatgatcctggattgggtttgtcagcatgcatgtgtgatttggacccattgatccaatctcccaagactcgctcctcttccggtacgaagctgacaacataaaaaggcagtgctcattcggacaataaactttatacctcgatgcgtcagttctgtcaactctgaaatcagctgatagttgcatgtggaatttcttaatggctcttacacattcctcttttgtgcgaaatgtgtctccttgtttcaaagatccttgcatctgcacgtaaggattgtaccatacatcttCTAAAGGTTCATttgaacccaaa includes:
- the LOC127137558 gene encoding U11/U12 small nuclear ribonucleoprotein 31 kDa protein, with protein sequence MSSKKKHKRKHSDSDEDNDVFYYRYCASSSTPNTTTGTTSSNQPQSKPNNKGSSIGGTCEPLAPSKSTLYVSNLDYSLTNSDLHTLFSTFGRIARVTVLKDRHTRLSRGVAFVQFVSRNDAQRAVGEMNKKILNGRTLTASIAADNGRAPEFIRKRVYNTETALCYECGGHGHFSYECPKNQLGPRPRPQPKKSRRGFSGLRDRDGGLDNNKTKKKGKKSVYFSDESDHDDDD